From one Pecten maximus chromosome 8, xPecMax1.1, whole genome shotgun sequence genomic stretch:
- the LOC117332848 gene encoding zinc finger protein 239-like, producing the protein MSGVCGKACLDVCSLSKQQNALTRKKPYKCDVCGKFFAQSAHLETHFRTHTGETPYKCDVCGKEFSESSKLQRHFRSHTGSRPYKCDFCGKEFIRRDTLQKHTRTHTGEKPYTCDICGKGFSQSAHRQMHTLTHSGQKPYKCDVCDKVFSQSSHMKTHFRTHIGYSPFKCDVCGKEFTRAEYLQKHSMTHTGEKPYKCDFCGRGFIQSSNLRRHIRSHTGNNPVLSV; encoded by the coding sequence ATGTCTGGTGTGTGTGGTAAGGCCTGCCTAGATGTTTGTAGCTTATCGAAGCAGCAAAATGCACTGACAAGAAAAAAGCCGTAcaagtgtgatgtttgtggtaaATTTTTTGCGCAGTCAGCTCATCTTGAAACACATTTCAGAACACATACTGGAGAAACTCCTTACAAATGTGATGTCTGTGGTAAGGAATTCAGTGAATCGTCCAAGCTACAGAGGCATTTCCGATCCCACACTGGCTCCAGACCCTATAAGTGTGATTTCTGTGGTAAGGAATTTATCCGGAGAGACACGCTGCAGAAACATACAAGGACACACACGGGAGAGAAGCCTTACACGTGTGATATCTGTGGTAAGGGATTCAGTCAGTCCGCTCACCGCCAGATGCACACATTGACACATTCTGGACAGAAGCCGTATAAGTGTGACGTCTGTGATAAGGTGTTTAGTCAGTCCTCTCACATGAAAACTCATTTCAGGACACACATTGGATACAGTCCTTtcaagtgtgatgtgtgtggtaaGGAATTCACAAGGGCAGAGTACCTACAGAAACATAGTATGACACATACCGGAGAGAAACCTTACAAATGTGACTTCTGTGGACGCGGGTTTATACAGTCATCTAACCTCCGGAGACATATCAGGTCACACACGGGAAATAACCCCGTGTTGTCTGTGTAA
- the LOC117332624 gene encoding uncharacterized protein LOC117332624, translating into MADKTVSFFKGQIPARATGQIHCTFHREEMYQLFCITCQELACIQCVSTIHRRHEIDNLKDLTPQKKSAIQNFIDTSENVQRDEFKRSLATVDKKLKENEDNFERLSVATEMQGNKLKQAIDDLTKKKILLLQQLKEENAKQLTDSKIDICGNKQKYADLLKQCKDTVQEGSDIQVHDVETEVKTYFVQPSVPALQVVTFKPNSDPLLSLEHAFGSVKIGDKKIDDITQGYFGSQSRKIFDSVTRATNTEMAEQILRRPLSARPKQRTPKKNPIMPISPQDQYTEKYYQPTKVLADFVPSDPLLELEIIGEEAWTCCGGCLECITLINKKGENKRQVHFKHFVMGISVSPTTRNVWVQIYNGQIVEVTTKDTIQRFTTDANILNAICVTRDEHILLGKSGQLAKLTTNGKTVLKTAEQKRGHSLCASPCRMSECRISGNIAMVDGDHVLVLDSKLQQVFTYKRGMSTHDQRLSADRLHPVDVTYDYTGRLVVCHSDIIYILNNDGKFLKQLFYDEQFKNLQCICIDEKGTLWLGAEIHKVKLLQYFL; encoded by the coding sequence ATGGCTGACAAAACCGTATCGTTCTTCAAAGGACAAATACCGGCCCGTGCGACAGGACAAATACACTGTACTTTTCACCGAGAGGAAATGTACCAACTGTTTTGCATTACCTGTCAAGAGCTGGCATGTATACAGTGCGTATCAACCATTCACAGACGTCACGAAATCGACAATTTAAAGGATCTCACGCCACAGAAAAAATCCGCCATTCAAAATTTTATCGACACTTCAGAAAACGTACAACGCGATGAATTTAAGCGAAGTTTAGCGACTGTTGACAAAAAGTTGAAAGAAAATGAAGACAATTTCGAGAGACTTTCTGTTGCCACAGAAATGCAGGGTAACAAACTGAAGCAAGCTATTGATGATTTgacaaaaaagaaaatcttACTGCTTCAGCAACTTAAAGAGGAAAATGCGAAGCAGTTGACGGATAGCAAAATCGATATCTGCGGAAACAAACAAAAGTATGCTGATCTTCTAAAACAATGCAAAGACACCGTTCAAGAAGGGTCCGATATACAGGTCCACGACGTTGAAACAGAAGTCAAAACATATTTCGTTCAACCGTCAGTACCCGCCCTTCAGGTTGTGACTTTCAAACCAAATTCTGACCCTTTATTGTCACTTGAACACGCATTTGGTTCAGTAAAAATAGGGGACAAGAAGATAGATGACATAACACAGGGTTACTTTGGATCACAATCGCGCAAGATATTTGACTCAGTGACAAGGGCAACAAACACCGAAATGGCTGAACAAATATTAAGGAGACCTTTGTCAGCGAGACCAAAGCAAAGGACACCGAAAAAGAATCCTATAATGCCAATATCTCCGCAGGATCAATATACAGAGAAATACTACCAACCAACAAAGGTACTTGCAGATTTTGTACCTTCTGATCCCCTGTTAGAGCTGGAAATCATTGGTGAAGAAGCGTGGACATGCTGTGGTGGATGTTTGGAATGTATTACTCTCATTAACAAAAAAGGTGAGAACAAACGACAAGTTCATTTCAAACACTTTGTTATGGGTATAAGCGTGTCTCCCACTACTCGTAACGTTTGGGTTCAAATATATAATGGTCAAATCGTGGAGGTGACTACAAAAGACACAATTCAGAGGTTTACCACCGATGCTAATATTTTGAACGCAATCTGCGTTACACGGGATGAACACATTCTTCTTGGAAAGTCGGGACAGTTAGCAAAATTGACAACAAACGGCAAAACCGTCCTCAAGACTGCTGAGCAAAAGCGTGGCCATTCATTGTGTGCGTCACCCTGTAGGATGTCGGAATGTAGGATAAGTGGAAACATAGCAATGGTTGATGGTGACCACGTCCTGGTTTTAGACAGCAAATTGCAGCAAGTGTTCACGTACAAACGAGGCATGTCGACACATGATCAAAGATTGTCAGCGGATAGATTACACCCGGTGGATGTTACCTACGATTACACGGGAAGGCTTGTGGTATGTCATTCTGATATCATTTATATCCTAAACAATGATGGAAAGTTCCTGAAGCAGTTGTTTTATGATGAGCAATTTAAGAACTtacagtgtatttgtatagacGAAAAAGGCACTCTTTGGCTAGGAGCGGAAATACACAAAGTAAAATTACTGCAATACTTCTTATAG